The following coding sequences are from one Saprospiraceae bacterium window:
- a CDS encoding DUF11 domain-containing protein codes for MYHKTFGKLFLCIFLFSCFTGLYGQITGKVYRDYNANGSRDSSLIYFEPGVEGIQIIITGLQGNTSISFTNELGDFIVNPVDNPPYRVEFRQHKAFDYCGPVNPLHPDESSSVQFLLNNPSNLEYGINYPGNYCVDPQILTPCYVMGDPLDPQSAFTNFDAFIKFDYFAGGKNVNEILQSQHGGMAPNVTSLGTGSQIGSCWGVAIQKSSGKIFTSAALKRHSGIGPLSYGGLYELNMQSNNVTPLLDLNSIGIPSGDFPNNTQRNLPLQIPPVSTDSLAYSKIGKISFGGMDISEDEKTLYLINLHTRKLYSIFINLPFEMPDAADVDSFDIPDPGCSNGNFRPWAAKMHRRILYVGVVCDASGPMGSASDLSAFVYAFNPNTESFTEVLQFPLDYPAFTNKYNFNPWLDTWNGDCPDGGNVFCQHPQPVLSDIEFEDDDVMIVGMMDRYSMQGGINQHDLEGNGIHTIISFGDILRARFDPIQSKFIIENNANDGVNETAGRNTGFGPGGGEYYFGDHAMSKVGLVVERESLNGALSLCPGYRDVVSSCVDPFGSFTSGVLHLNNQSGDWDKRYIIIPEDFGLLIGKSNALGDMKIFSKAAPLEIGNYVWSDRNNNGVQDPTEPPIPGVRIELLHNDTLVAFAITNEYGQYIFSNQEPPQNNPYPTSYIYNITSLWPQTDYRLRITDPVSQAALLNFLLSPPDDGAPNNDQIDSDGKIAMNGDIYLDITTGISGQNDHSFDFGFFQTIPGKVALKDLQYTLCNPLTNGFDLSFNLVASNCPVGNIFIELSSGETQIVQGVPDGIVHVQFKNLAADGIDDIIIRAYYIFDQHCRVDSIDAFDQPENCCPPLQKLCSNRDALIQLLAVPGMVHYCWFDSTTQTIVGNSENLLFDKTFFGLEDGYEAYYYYAIDISGDTTWQHCNYRVQIVECCGLKINTFLQTECNNNGTVNDPSDDWFAVLVSADNTQPGPTSRFEVLLNGNILGTSSYGSAILVGMAPNSDFHADGISTYKIEIRDADNYDCLDSLFTTPSICPRPNISVQKTLFSNTIQSDASHNIIYRIEIENLGNETGSYTLQDMPGFDNDIKVLAAFYTTNIPGKGGGALFGTGPWTIISNQLIAPGVKHTVFLTVNVKIDLRPGSDGDNIYSACGFSSNIPVSGEGLFNRALLDFNGDGQYDLADTICTDIPYLELNKVLLEVQQTELEKYSLKYLITVYNKGGATGDYNLLDRPTFDDDIIIQHAAYHSNTGAAGLLPIIVPVDGWILSPSQQIQIGERDSFFIDLMVQMDFDPITQGNNIYRSCGFTNSAIPRIGEGLFNVAMIDLNNDLRPEKRDTFCGDLPQIKHEKYLISKEKLVDESIIVKYLIVAQNKGGAAGIYSLYDLPQLENDLVISSASFKINNGQSNNLSNTPGIQGWALAIDRSLAEFSSDSFYIDVHLILDYSAGSTGDNYYQACKKNEQGAFLAGFGIFNESLLDINQDGLSDEKDTVCTDFDFFDLALRKYEITSTTATNGDYVAFRIAVYNQGSLPALQVDVLDYLPKNYSFDPILNPQWQFLNDTTLLLNIDSLGPGDSLITDLIISIHAGFKDVNDVINAAEISSFKSPNHIPPVDIDSNPDSERRNDNLVMPFDPNDDFLKGHRRTNPGEDEDDHDVANTIIFDLALRKVRANMMATGYHQKVDFNIWLYNQGNVPAQNITLVDYVPDGFIFHASDNPEWTSIGNNMVTSEIPIIINPRDSVVKTLTLELLPTTDPGDWVNMAEVKNAFIVTVHHILNILQDDFDSVHDMDISNDAGGIISTDSDDHIDDDGMDSNMDGIFDEDDKDPATTFVWDLALKKVLLSPKPHTIGQDLEFEITIYNQGTDSAGRVGIRDHIPSGYDFVYAKNHPTWKLDGDHAEHIMRERINPGDSLSVKLYLKLKPTDDFANWINYAEIVGSQNLDSLDRTGQDFDSREGTDHLLERAVLPGSPNDNNINSQDLGGDEDDHDPAAPSIFDLALCKLYHGNLPVNYGDTAIFSINVYNQGNIPAVQFSVVDYLPNGFTWLPNTGWIYDAGTHSATFTKDTLLNPGDSVRLFIQMRVQQYAGGVFNLTNFSEIVRAIDFENNIYLQDLDSKFDFNKNNDPGGIPNSISDNFIDDDGMDTDGDGIMDEDDHDPAMLLLHDLALRKESLEPSGDTAIFRIKIFNQGNIPAKSVLIGDYLNVGYHWLPTKNPAWILNGSRAEYRFSKTLNQGDIDSVDIKLLAVPSTEISDYFNWAEILQAFDTSGMDISMLDADSKPASDAPHERLVKPGDTDDNNILGGGLLANQDEDDHDVAGYGLRASIGDFVWHDRNANGIQEPGEEGIANVMVELYRADTKAFVKSTKTNASGRYLFDNILPGNYFIKFIIPGGYTITKSNIGNDLEDSDVGTDNGINATENTNLMSGEEDLSWDLGLFKCIPITGFVFYDGNKDGIQQNAENGINGLFVYIYKLPSNTYYTRVKTYSNNTRFIHDGYYNFCVEPGDYYLRIAPLSGFELSPPLQGSDPSRDSDFTEDYGIWTSYKLSGSSCDTIRDIGAGVYNPALGIKTNTRDFILYQQELERPLVNINQIQLSVSAGNKSHVLKWQMENLTCSDAFRIERKIPGTNVFEFYKVYHPVKSSEIISNCEFTTEVPEIHSIGEYVYRVIGLDANQQYLQSNEVSIFNNEVVQPKLAWLFPNPANEIAILNLEKSVEGSVKIAIIDMYGKELQSTCITVEKSEKHTQIKLDLKSIPSGLYSIDLKAGGINERLALSVLK; via the coding sequence ATGTACCACAAAACATTTGGTAAACTCTTCCTATGTATATTCCTATTTTCTTGTTTTACAGGCTTATATGGACAAATAACGGGAAAAGTTTACCGAGATTATAATGCCAATGGAAGCAGAGATTCCAGCTTGATTTACTTTGAGCCCGGTGTTGAAGGAATTCAGATTATTATTACCGGACTTCAGGGAAATACCAGCATTTCGTTTACAAATGAGCTGGGTGATTTTATAGTAAATCCTGTTGATAACCCGCCATACAGGGTAGAATTCAGGCAGCATAAAGCCTTTGATTATTGTGGACCTGTAAATCCTTTGCACCCTGATGAAAGCTCTTCTGTTCAATTTCTTTTGAACAATCCTTCAAACCTTGAGTATGGTATAAATTATCCAGGAAATTATTGTGTAGACCCTCAAATACTGACTCCATGTTATGTTATGGGTGATCCACTCGACCCGCAATCAGCTTTTACAAACTTCGATGCATTTATAAAATTTGATTATTTCGCAGGCGGCAAAAATGTAAATGAAATATTGCAAAGTCAACACGGTGGCATGGCCCCTAATGTAACGAGTCTCGGTACCGGCAGTCAAATTGGAAGTTGTTGGGGCGTAGCCATTCAGAAATCAAGTGGAAAAATATTTACCTCCGCTGCCTTAAAAAGGCATAGCGGAATTGGTCCATTATCTTATGGTGGTTTGTACGAATTAAATATGCAATCCAACAATGTTACTCCTTTGCTGGATCTCAACTCAATAGGTATACCATCAGGCGATTTTCCGAATAATACACAGCGAAATTTGCCTTTGCAAATTCCGCCCGTTTCAACAGATTCCTTAGCATATAGTAAAATTGGAAAGATATCTTTTGGAGGAATGGACATTTCAGAAGATGAAAAAACATTGTACCTCATCAATCTGCATACCCGCAAATTATATTCTATTTTTATAAATCTGCCATTTGAAATGCCCGATGCCGCAGATGTAGATTCATTCGACATACCTGATCCGGGATGTTCAAATGGTAACTTCAGACCCTGGGCAGCAAAAATGCATCGGCGAATATTGTATGTAGGGGTCGTGTGTGATGCATCCGGACCTATGGGATCGGCTTCAGATTTATCAGCATTTGTTTATGCATTCAATCCAAATACAGAAAGCTTTACCGAAGTACTCCAATTTCCATTGGATTATCCGGCTTTCACAAATAAATATAATTTCAATCCTTGGTTGGATACCTGGAATGGAGATTGTCCGGATGGCGGTAATGTGTTTTGTCAACACCCGCAACCGGTTTTATCTGATATTGAATTTGAAGATGATGATGTTATGATTGTGGGAATGATGGATCGTTATTCGATGCAAGGAGGCATTAACCAACACGATCTTGAAGGAAATGGAATACATACAATCATTAGTTTTGGAGATATCTTAAGAGCAAGATTTGATCCCATCCAATCAAAATTTATCATTGAAAACAATGCCAACGATGGCGTAAACGAAACGGCCGGAAGAAATACAGGATTTGGTCCCGGTGGCGGAGAATACTATTTTGGGGATCATGCGATGTCTAAAGTTGGATTGGTTGTTGAAAGAGAAAGTTTAAATGGCGCTTTGAGTTTGTGTCCCGGATATCGAGATGTTGTCAGTTCATGTGTGGATCCATTTGGTTCTTTCACCAGTGGTGTTTTACATTTGAATAATCAATCAGGAGACTGGGATAAAAGATATATTATTATACCTGAAGATTTTGGTTTGTTGATTGGTAAAAGTAATGCACTTGGTGATATGAAAATATTCAGCAAAGCTGCGCCGCTTGAAATTGGAAATTATGTTTGGTCTGACAGGAATAATAATGGAGTCCAGGATCCCACCGAACCACCTATACCGGGAGTTAGAATAGAATTATTGCACAATGATACATTGGTAGCATTTGCCATTACCAATGAATATGGTCAATATATCTTTTCAAATCAGGAGCCACCACAGAATAATCCATATCCAACATCATATATCTATAACATTACATCTTTGTGGCCACAAACAGATTATCGCTTGCGAATAACTGATCCGGTTTCACAAGCTGCATTGTTGAATTTTTTATTATCTCCACCTGATGATGGAGCTCCAAACAATGACCAGATTGATAGTGATGGTAAAATTGCAATGAATGGTGATATTTATTTGGACATTACTACAGGAATCAGTGGACAAAACGATCATTCATTTGATTTTGGTTTTTTCCAAACCATACCCGGAAAAGTAGCATTAAAAGATCTTCAATATACATTATGCAATCCATTGACAAATGGATTTGATCTCTCCTTTAATTTAGTGGCAAGCAATTGTCCGGTAGGGAATATTTTTATTGAACTTTCAAGTGGTGAGACCCAAATAGTACAAGGAGTTCCCGATGGAATCGTCCATGTGCAATTTAAGAATTTGGCAGCTGATGGAATTGACGATATCATCATCAGAGCCTATTACATTTTTGATCAGCATTGCAGGGTCGATTCCATCGATGCTTTTGATCAACCGGAGAATTGCTGTCCTCCGCTCCAAAAATTATGCAGCAATAGAGATGCCCTGATTCAATTACTTGCTGTGCCGGGCATGGTGCATTATTGTTGGTTTGACAGTACTACACAAACAATCGTTGGCAATTCTGAAAATTTATTATTTGATAAAACATTTTTTGGTCTGGAAGATGGTTATGAAGCTTATTACTATTATGCTATTGACATTTCAGGAGATACTACATGGCAACATTGTAACTACCGGGTACAAATTGTGGAATGTTGCGGCTTAAAAATCAACACCTTTTTGCAAACCGAATGTAATAATAACGGTACTGTAAATGATCCATCAGATGATTGGTTTGCGGTGCTCGTTAGCGCTGATAATACACAACCGGGACCCACCAGCCGATTTGAGGTACTGTTGAACGGAAATATTTTAGGGACATCATCATATGGATCCGCAATTTTAGTTGGAATGGCACCTAATTCTGATTTTCATGCAGATGGAATTTCAACATATAAAATTGAAATCAGAGATGCTGACAATTATGATTGCCTCGATTCGCTTTTCACAACTCCATCTATTTGCCCTAGGCCCAATATCAGTGTTCAAAAAACTTTATTTTCAAATACCATTCAATCTGATGCTTCGCATAATATCATTTATCGAATTGAGATTGAAAATCTTGGAAATGAAACGGGTAGTTATACATTACAGGATATGCCCGGTTTTGATAATGATATCAAAGTTTTAGCTGCATTTTACACCACAAACATTCCCGGAAAGGGAGGTGGTGCGCTGTTTGGGACAGGACCGTGGACTATTATTTCAAACCAGCTTATTGCTCCAGGTGTAAAACATACAGTATTTCTCACAGTCAATGTAAAAATAGATTTACGACCTGGATCTGATGGTGATAATATTTATTCTGCATGCGGTTTTTCTTCCAATATTCCGGTATCTGGTGAAGGATTATTTAATCGCGCACTTCTGGATTTTAATGGAGATGGGCAATACGATCTTGCAGATACCATCTGTACAGATATACCCTATCTCGAATTAAATAAAGTGCTGTTGGAAGTCCAACAAACGGAACTCGAAAAATATAGTTTAAAATACCTCATTACTGTTTACAATAAAGGTGGCGCCACCGGTGATTATAATTTGCTGGACAGGCCAACTTTTGATGATGACATCATAATACAGCATGCAGCTTACCATTCAAATACCGGTGCAGCTGGTTTGTTACCAATTATTGTTCCTGTTGATGGATGGATTTTAAGTCCATCACAACAAATTCAGATAGGCGAAAGAGATAGCTTTTTCATCGATCTCATGGTGCAAATGGACTTTGATCCAATCACTCAGGGAAATAATATCTATCGATCCTGTGGTTTTACAAATAGTGCTATTCCAAGAATTGGTGAAGGACTATTTAATGTAGCCATGATCGATTTAAACAATGATCTTCGTCCTGAAAAGCGAGACACATTTTGCGGAGATCTTCCGCAGATCAAACATGAAAAATATTTAATTTCTAAAGAAAAATTAGTTGATGAGTCTATTATTGTAAAATATCTGATTGTTGCACAAAATAAAGGCGGTGCAGCCGGTATATATTCATTATATGATCTTCCTCAACTTGAAAATGACTTGGTGATTTCATCTGCTTCATTTAAAATAAATAATGGGCAGTCAAATAATTTATCGAATACCCCGGGTATTCAAGGTTGGGCATTAGCAATTGACAGATCTTTAGCTGAATTTTCTTCAGACAGTTTTTATATAGACGTACACCTTATCCTCGATTACAGTGCAGGAAGTACCGGTGATAATTATTATCAGGCTTGTAAGAAAAATGAGCAAGGTGCATTTCTGGCTGGATTTGGCATTTTTAATGAATCATTGTTAGACATCAATCAGGATGGACTTTCAGATGAAAAGGATACGGTTTGTACGGATTTTGATTTTTTTGATTTGGCTCTTCGTAAATATGAAATCACATCCACTACAGCAACAAATGGAGATTATGTAGCATTCCGTATTGCAGTTTACAATCAGGGTAGTTTACCAGCACTTCAAGTTGATGTTTTGGATTATTTACCAAAAAATTATTCATTTGATCCAATACTAAATCCGCAATGGCAATTTCTGAATGACACTACTTTACTATTAAATATTGATTCCTTAGGTCCGGGCGATAGTCTGATAACAGATTTAATCATCAGTATTCATGCTGGCTTTAAGGATGTAAATGATGTGATCAATGCTGCTGAGATTAGTTCTTTTAAATCTCCGAATCATATTCCACCTGTGGACATTGACTCTAATCCGGATAGTGAAAGGAGAAATGATAATCTTGTGATGCCATTCGACCCGAATGATGATTTTTTAAAAGGACATAGAAGGACCAATCCAGGTGAGGATGAAGATGATCACGATGTAGCGAACACGATCATATTTGATTTAGCATTGCGAAAAGTGAGAGCTAATATGATGGCAACGGGCTATCATCAAAAAGTGGATTTTAATATCTGGTTGTATAATCAGGGAAATGTGCCTGCGCAAAATATCACTTTGGTGGATTATGTGCCGGATGGATTTATCTTTCATGCTTCTGATAATCCGGAATGGACATCTATTGGAAACAACATGGTCACATCTGAAATTCCAATTATAATAAACCCGCGAGATTCAGTTGTGAAGACCCTTACTCTGGAATTGTTACCTACAACTGATCCCGGTGACTGGGTGAATATGGCTGAAGTTAAGAATGCATTTATCGTTACCGTTCATCATATATTGAATATTCTTCAAGACGATTTTGATAGCGTTCATGATATGGATATTAGCAACGATGCGGGTGGAATTATTTCTACAGATTCGGATGATCATATAGATGATGATGGCATGGATTCCAATATGGATGGAATTTTTGATGAGGATGATAAAGATCCAGCCACAACTTTTGTGTGGGACCTTGCTTTGAAAAAAGTACTCCTGAGTCCAAAACCGCATACCATCGGACAGGATCTTGAGTTTGAAATCACCATTTATAATCAGGGAACAGATTCCGCAGGACGCGTTGGAATCCGCGACCACATCCCTTCAGGATATGATTTTGTGTATGCTAAAAATCATCCGACTTGGAAATTAGATGGAGATCATGCTGAGCATATCATGCGGGAACGCATCAATCCTGGAGATAGTCTTAGTGTCAAATTGTATTTAAAATTAAAACCAACTGATGATTTTGCAAACTGGATCAATTATGCTGAAATCGTTGGTTCACAGAATCTCGATTCATTAGACAGAACAGGTCAGGATTTTGATAGTCGCGAAGGAACAGATCACTTATTAGAAAGAGCTGTTTTACCAGGCTCACCAAATGATAATAATATAAATTCTCAGGACCTTGGTGGAGATGAAGATGATCATGATCCTGCAGCACCAAGTATATTTGATCTTGCATTGTGCAAATTATATCATGGAAATTTGCCGGTGAATTATGGAGATACTGCTATCTTTTCTATTAATGTATATAACCAAGGCAATATTCCTGCGGTGCAGTTTTCCGTAGTGGATTATTTGCCAAACGGTTTCACTTGGTTGCCAAATACTGGATGGATCTATGATGCCGGGACCCACTCGGCTACATTTACAAAAGACACTTTATTAAATCCCGGCGATAGTGTTCGTCTATTTATTCAAATGCGCGTGCAGCAATATGCGGGAGGTGTTTTCAATTTGACCAATTTTTCTGAAATTGTACGAGCTATAGATTTTGAAAATAACATTTACTTGCAAGACCTTGACTCCAAATTCGATTTTAATAAAAACAATGATCCGGGTGGTATTCCAAATTCCATCAGCGACAATTTTATTGATGATGATGGAATGGATACTGATGGAGATGGAATCATGGATGAGGACGATCACGATCCAGCGATGTTGTTATTACATGATCTGGCTTTGCGAAAAGAGAGTCTTGAACCATCGGGGGATACCGCGATTTTTAGAATAAAAATTTTTAATCAGGGAAATATTCCTGCAAAATCGGTTTTGATAGGTGATTATTTGAATGTAGGTTACCATTGGTTACCCACAAAAAATCCCGCTTGGATTTTAAATGGTTCACGGGCAGAATACCGATTCAGTAAGACATTAAATCAAGGAGATATTGATTCTGTAGATATCAAATTATTAGCCGTACCAAGCACTGAAATATCTGATTATTTCAATTGGGCTGAAATCTTACAGGCTTTCGACACCAGCGGTATGGATATCAGCATGTTGGACGCTGATAGCAAACCGGCATCTGATGCTCCACATGAACGATTGGTGAAGCCGGGAGATACAGACGATAACAATATCCTGGGAGGAGGATTATTAGCAAACCAGGATGAAGACGATCACGATGTTGCGGGATATGGTTTAAGAGCAAGCATTGGTGATTTTGTTTGGCACGACCGGAATGCAAACGGAATACAGGAACCAGGAGAGGAAGGTATTGCGAATGTGATGGTTGAGTTGTACAGAGCCGATACCAAAGCTTTTGTTAAGTCGACAAAAACAAATGCTTCGGGCAGATATTTATTTGACAATATTTTACCTGGAAATTATTTTATTAAATTTATAATACCCGGCGGTTACACCATCACGAAGAGTAATATAGGAAATGATTTAGAAGATAGCGATGTCGGTACTGATAATGGGATTAACGCAACTGAAAATACCAATCTGATGAGTGGCGAAGAAGACCTGAGTTGGGATCTTGGTTTGTTTAAATGTATTCCAATTACAGGATTTGTATTTTATGATGGAAATAAAGATGGCATTCAACAAAATGCTGAAAATGGAATCAATGGCTTATTCGTTTATATCTACAAATTGCCTTCTAACACCTATTATACCCGTGTTAAAACGTATTCGAACAATACCCGTTTTATTCATGATGGTTATTATAATTTTTGCGTCGAACCTGGGGATTATTATTTAAGAATTGCCCCATTAAGCGGCTTTGAGCTTTCTCCGCCGCTCCAAGGTAGTGATCCGTCACGAGACTCTGACTTTACAGAAGACTATGGTATTTGGACGAGCTATAAACTGAGTGGATCTTCATGCGATACGATTAGGGATATTGGGGCAGGCGTTTATAATCCGGCTTTGGGAATAAAAACAAATACCCGTGATTTTATTTTATATCAGCAAGAATTGGAAAGGCCGCTTGTAAATATCAACCAAATTCAATTAAGCGTATCAGCTGGAAACAAATCACATGTTTTGAAATGGCAAATGGAAAATCTTACGTGTTCAGATGCTTTCCGCATTGAAAGAAAAATTCCGGGAACAAATGTGTTTGAATTTTATAAGGTGTATCATCCTGTCAAATCTTCAGAAATAATTTCTAATTGTGAATTTACAACAGAAGTACCGGAGATACATTCTATTGGAGAATATGTCTACCGCGTAATTGGCCTGGATGCAAATCAACAGTATCTGCAAAGTAATGAAGTAAGTATTTTCAATAACGAAGTTGTTCAACCAAAATTAGCCTGGCTGTTTCCGAATCCGGCAAATGAAATAGCGATATTAAATTTAGAGAAATCTGTCGAAGGTTCTGTTAAAATTGCGATCATCGATATGTATGGAAAAGAATTGCAATCTACCTGTATCACCGTAGAGAAAAGCGAGAAGCATACTCAGATAAAACTTGACTTAAAGTCCATCCCTAGTGGGTTGTACTCCATAGATCTAAAGGCAGGCGGAATCAATGAGCGTCTGGCATTGTCCGTCCTTAAATAG
- the rlmD gene encoding 23S rRNA (uracil(1939)-C(5))-methyltransferase RlmD, translating to MNIHAIANNGFSVGRNAEGMVVFVEGAVPGDEVEVEFFAKKKGSWFGKINQLIQASIHRKEPHCAHFGVCGGCSWQHIDYAEQLHQKELWAKDAIQRIAKIPNALFEPIIPARETTYYRNKLEYTFSTHRWKLFNETETAEDQNKALGFHRPGHFQKIVDIHHCFHQGGVSNDIRNFIRAYTMEQGWDYYDIKNHTGLLRNLTLRSNSLEEYMCIICFGRDDQEKIHQLSNAVSKTFPQIKSIYTAVNTKYNDSIYDLDLQLFYGIPFLTETWEHVKFLIGPKSFFQTNPKQAQVLFQLIESYCELKGGETILDLYCGVGSIGIYLARNAAKVIGVETIQAAVEDARKNALANNLENCEFHMGMAESLELSSWILERARPDIVIVDPPRMGLHDKVCQELLKMQIEKLIYVSCNPSTQARDIDRLSEKYKVIKLSPVDMFPHTNHVECVALLSLRT from the coding sequence GTGAATATCCATGCAATAGCCAATAATGGTTTTTCCGTGGGAAGAAACGCAGAAGGAATGGTCGTTTTTGTTGAAGGAGCAGTTCCCGGAGACGAAGTAGAGGTTGAGTTCTTTGCCAAGAAAAAAGGATCCTGGTTTGGCAAAATAAATCAATTGATCCAAGCTTCCATACATCGCAAAGAGCCTCATTGTGCACATTTTGGGGTGTGTGGAGGATGTAGCTGGCAACATATTGATTATGCTGAACAATTGCATCAGAAGGAATTGTGGGCAAAGGATGCGATACAACGAATTGCCAAAATTCCAAATGCATTATTTGAACCTATTATCCCGGCCCGAGAAACTACTTATTACAGAAATAAACTTGAATATACCTTTTCAACGCATCGTTGGAAATTATTTAATGAAACTGAAACAGCTGAAGATCAAAATAAAGCTTTAGGTTTTCACCGTCCCGGGCATTTTCAAAAAATTGTTGACATCCATCATTGTTTTCATCAAGGGGGGGTATCAAATGACATTCGAAATTTTATTCGTGCATATACCATGGAACAAGGCTGGGATTATTATGATATTAAGAATCATACAGGCTTGTTGAGAAATTTAACTCTTCGAAGCAATAGTCTGGAAGAATATATGTGTATTATATGTTTTGGAAGGGATGATCAGGAGAAGATCCACCAATTGTCAAATGCTGTATCGAAAACATTTCCACAAATTAAAAGTATATATACCGCGGTCAACACTAAATATAACGATAGTATTTATGATTTGGATTTGCAACTTTTTTATGGAATTCCTTTCCTAACAGAAACATGGGAACATGTAAAGTTTCTGATTGGTCCGAAATCTTTTTTCCAAACAAATCCAAAACAGGCCCAAGTATTGTTTCAACTCATCGAAAGTTATTGTGAATTGAAAGGTGGAGAAACAATTCTCGATTTATATTGCGGGGTAGGAAGTATAGGAATTTATTTGGCCCGAAATGCAGCTAAAGTTATCGGAGTGGAAACCATTCAGGCTGCCGTTGAGGACGCCAGAAAAAATGCATTGGCCAACAATTTGGAGAACTGCGAATTTCATATGGGAATGGCTGAATCACTTGAGTTATCTTCCTGGATTTTAGAGCGCGCCAGGCCTGATATCGTCATCGTTGATCCTCCCAGAATGGGATTACACGACAAAGTGTGCCAGGAATTATTAAAGATGCAAATCGAAAAACTCATTTATGTAAGTTGCAATCCCTCCACTCAGGCAAGAGATATAGACCGGCTTTCGGAGAAATATAAAGTCATTAAACTGAGCCCTGTCGATATGTTTCCACATACCAATCATGTCGAATGTGTAGCCTTATTATCTTTGCGAACATGA
- the rfbA gene encoding glucose-1-phosphate thymidylyltransferase RfbA, producing MKGIILAGGHGTRLYPLTLVMSKQLMPVYDKPMIYYPLTTLMLAGIKDILIISTPTDLPKFKELLADGSQFGIQISYKEQQVPNGLAQAFVLGKEFIGNDSVCLILGDNIFYGSKFPELLRCHSSLEGAVIFAYPVADPERYGVVEFDAENKVLSLEEKPKTPKSNYAVPGIYFYDHTVVEIAENLQPSARGEYEITDVNKEYLKRGKLKVGVMGRGIAWLDTGTHESLMQASQFIQVIEQRQGLKIGCPEEVAYLMKYISKEKLQEQAVKLQKSPYGEYLSKLLM from the coding sequence ATGAAAGGAATAATACTTGCAGGAGGACATGGCACTAGATTGTATCCGCTCACACTCGTTATGAGCAAACAGTTGATGCCAGTGTATGACAAGCCTATGATTTATTATCCTTTGACTACATTGATGTTGGCTGGAATAAAGGATATTCTGATTATTTCGACTCCAACAGATCTTCCAAAGTTTAAAGAACTACTGGCAGATGGCAGTCAGTTTGGAATTCAAATTTCTTATAAGGAACAGCAAGTTCCAAACGGCCTGGCACAAGCTTTTGTATTGGGAAAGGAATTTATTGGAAACGATTCAGTTTGTCTTATTCTTGGTGATAATATTTTTTATGGAAGTAAATTTCCGGAATTGTTGCGCTGTCATTCAAGCCTTGAAGGTGCTGTCATCTTTGCATATCCCGTTGCTGATCCTGAGCGCTACGGTGTTGTGGAATTTGATGCTGAAAATAAAGTACTTTCATTAGAGGAAAAACCAAAAACTCCAAAATCAAATTACGCGGTTCCCGGTATTTATTTTTATGATCATACTGTTGTCGAAATTGCGGAAAATCTTCAACCTTCTGCAAGAGGTGAATATGAGATTACCGATGTAAATAAAGAATATTTGAAAAGAGGAAAACTCAAAGTAGGAGTTATGGGACGAGGAATTGCATGGTTAGATACCGGCACTCATGAGTCTTTAATGCAAGCATCGCAATTTATTCAAGTCATTGAACAGCGACAGGGCTTAAAAATTGGTTGTCCGGAAGAAGTGGCTTATTTAATGAAATACATTTCCAAAGAAAAGTTGCAGGAGCAGGCAGTTAAATTGCAAAAGAGCCCTTATGGTGAATATCTAAGCAAACTCTTGATGTAG